From Methylomonas sp. EFPC3, a single genomic window includes:
- a CDS encoding DUF3857 domain-containing protein, with product MSIRKHVPIEHAEWSVQPPADWVQQRSVDWAWRPGEGHGFGYLLIDEQHHVASQAIFARTVKLLASLSAVQTQSQVVVEFDPAAQRLQLHELAIWRMAADGAWQKREPVAKEAFLLRQREQQFEQQMLKGYVSLVALLEDVRIGDVIDLSWTLSPREPLPGLRFTALHFLAWSVPVATYYLALTAYFGQDLRWRLLVPDAVAAPAETVAADRVTWQFERPPLFQAEGNVPGGHWPFPVLEATVWQTWGQVSAFFAELWADAATEDSASIAAEAERLAAGKTAADAALAALHFVQNEIRYLSVDFGHGAGMLPNGAGTVLRRRFGDCKDKSILLVALLRELGVAARPVLVASTWRDGIKRLMPSTACFNHVIVMFDLDGQRYFADPTVVGQGGDLANLSVPPFAAGLEIDQATAGLLDLPPAALAELTLTETFILDRRGVNGAVEQVLEASGWLADDIRAAILNQGQRQFAKHRADALQQNFPALQPNPDSLQLDDDSDGNRIALRSRHGLPTWGQAGRKPPDFFSYGAHGLFLAVETIDPHQQRAQPFQLRHPLRVCHSVVVRGKTVKKQKPGAFRHEGPGFRYRVDIRSRRREVRFDYRWESTAAEIAAEQWPGYCQQRAVALERAGALVHTPAFKPLTAALSFFPVLAVVGGLAAGWLGNAGNNSIVREAGGIEAAGSKAFEHIKRSEFTQGYALAAAVQPNYRNNFDFQIMFSEAALRTGHFAEAEQALEQARSLRAGDILPEQLQAALFEARGQLPQALELLKRLASQAGAPERVYADLARISERMGEFGGARTAWETVLARHPAEPEALYSLARLMWLAGERERADSLITGVIAAQPVSSAALESALARYFSVTGRPERAIDPARRAAEREPGDPYLAYKHVRALIESRRYDEALTVAIGVSEKFPKQPMAAAALATAAAMANDNLRAEPAFKEWVELAPDNPDAVSSYGFFLHRLGRDLESQTVLEQATRKFPSHGNLWLNYAVTLEALGDPAAAQARQQAARLMTDEQRATLVR from the coding sequence ATGTCGATACGTAAACACGTGCCGATCGAACACGCCGAATGGTCGGTGCAGCCGCCGGCCGATTGGGTGCAACAGCGTTCCGTGGATTGGGCCTGGCGGCCCGGCGAGGGCCACGGCTTCGGTTATTTACTGATCGACGAACAACACCACGTGGCCAGCCAGGCCATTTTTGCGCGCACCGTCAAGCTGCTGGCTTCGCTGTCGGCGGTGCAGACCCAAAGCCAGGTGGTGGTCGAGTTCGATCCGGCCGCCCAGCGATTGCAACTTCATGAGCTGGCGATCTGGCGCATGGCCGCCGACGGCGCCTGGCAAAAGCGCGAGCCGGTGGCCAAAGAGGCGTTTCTGCTCAGGCAGCGCGAGCAGCAATTTGAACAGCAAATGCTGAAAGGCTATGTCTCGCTGGTGGCGTTGCTGGAAGACGTGCGGATCGGTGACGTGATCGACTTGTCCTGGACCCTGTCGCCGCGGGAACCGCTGCCGGGCCTGCGTTTCACGGCCCTGCATTTCCTGGCCTGGAGCGTGCCGGTGGCGACTTATTATCTGGCCTTGACGGCGTATTTCGGCCAGGACCTGCGCTGGCGCTTGCTGGTGCCGGACGCGGTTGCGGCGCCGGCCGAGACGGTGGCAGCGGATCGCGTCACCTGGCAATTCGAGCGGCCGCCGCTGTTTCAGGCCGAAGGCAACGTGCCGGGTGGGCATTGGCCGTTTCCTGTATTGGAAGCCACCGTCTGGCAGACCTGGGGCCAAGTTTCGGCCTTTTTCGCCGAACTTTGGGCTGACGCTGCAACCGAGGATTCGGCGAGTATCGCTGCGGAAGCCGAGCGATTAGCCGCCGGAAAAACCGCTGCCGACGCCGCGCTGGCCGCGTTGCACTTCGTCCAAAACGAGATCCGCTATTTGAGCGTCGATTTCGGCCACGGCGCCGGCATGTTGCCGAACGGCGCCGGCACGGTGTTGAGGCGGAGATTCGGCGACTGCAAGGATAAATCGATCTTGTTGGTGGCCTTGCTGCGCGAGCTGGGCGTCGCGGCACGGCCGGTATTGGTCGCCAGCACATGGCGCGACGGCATCAAACGCTTGATGCCGTCCACGGCCTGTTTCAACCACGTTATCGTCATGTTCGATCTGGACGGCCAACGTTATTTCGCCGATCCGACCGTGGTCGGCCAGGGCGGCGATCTGGCAAACCTGAGCGTGCCGCCGTTCGCGGCCGGCCTGGAAATCGATCAGGCAACGGCGGGTTTACTCGACTTGCCGCCAGCGGCGCTCGCCGAATTGACCTTGACCGAAACCTTCATACTGGATCGGCGCGGGGTTAACGGTGCCGTCGAGCAAGTGCTGGAGGCCAGCGGCTGGCTGGCCGACGACATTCGCGCGGCAATCCTTAACCAAGGCCAACGCCAATTTGCCAAACATCGGGCCGACGCCTTGCAGCAAAATTTCCCGGCACTGCAACCGAATCCGGACAGCCTGCAGCTCGACGACGACAGCGACGGCAATCGCATCGCATTACGCAGCCGCCACGGCTTGCCGACCTGGGGCCAGGCCGGACGCAAACCGCCCGACTTTTTCAGTTACGGCGCCCACGGCCTGTTTTTGGCGGTGGAAACCATCGATCCGCACCAGCAGCGCGCACAGCCTTTCCAATTGCGCCATCCGCTGCGGGTCTGCCACAGCGTCGTCGTCCGCGGCAAAACGGTGAAGAAGCAGAAACCCGGCGCATTCCGCCACGAAGGGCCGGGCTTTCGTTATCGGGTCGATATCCGGTCGCGCCGGCGCGAAGTCCGCTTCGATTACCGTTGGGAAAGTACCGCCGCGGAAATCGCCGCCGAACAATGGCCGGGCTACTGCCAGCAACGCGCCGTCGCGCTGGAACGGGCCGGCGCTTTGGTGCATACCCCGGCTTTCAAACCGCTGACTGCCGCGCTGAGCTTTTTTCCGGTTCTCGCCGTGGTCGGCGGCTTGGCGGCCGGCTGGCTCGGTAATGCCGGGAATAACAGTATCGTTCGCGAGGCCGGCGGTATCGAAGCGGCGGGTTCAAAAGCTTTCGAACATATCAAACGCAGCGAATTCACCCAGGGTTACGCCTTGGCTGCCGCCGTTCAGCCCAATTACCGCAACAATTTCGATTTTCAGATCATGTTTAGCGAAGCCGCACTCCGCACCGGCCATTTCGCCGAAGCCGAGCAGGCGCTGGAACAGGCACGCAGCCTGCGGGCTGGCGACATCCTGCCGGAGCAATTGCAGGCGGCGTTATTCGAGGCGCGCGGCCAATTGCCGCAAGCGCTGGAATTGCTGAAACGGTTGGCAAGCCAGGCCGGCGCGCCGGAACGGGTATACGCCGATTTGGCGCGTATCTCGGAGCGGATGGGTGAATTCGGCGGCGCGCGGACTGCCTGGGAAACCGTGTTGGCGCGGCATCCGGCGGAGCCCGAGGCTTTGTATAGTCTGGCGCGGCTGATGTGGCTGGCCGGCGAGCGGGAGCGCGCGGATAGCCTGATTACCGGCGTGATTGCCGCGCAACCCGTGTCCAGCGCGGCGCTGGAGAGCGCCTTGGCGCGCTATTTTTCAGTAACCGGCCGGCCCGAACGCGCCATCGACCCGGCCCGCCGCGCCGCCGAACGCGAACCGGGCGACCCGTATTTGGCCTACAAGCATGTCAGGGCGCTGATCGAAAGCCGCCGTTACGACGAGGCCTTGACGGTTGCGATCGGCGTCAGCGAAAAATTCCCGAAACAGCCTATGGCCGCCGCGGCCTTGGCTACCGCCGCGGCGATGGCCAACGACAACCTGCGCGCCGAACCGGCGTTTAAAGAATGGGTGGAGCTGGCGCCGGACAATCCGGATGCGGTGTCGAGCTACGGCTTTTTCCTGCATCGCCTCGGCCGCGACCTCGAGTCGCAAACCGTGCTGGAGCAGGCAACCCGCAAATTTCCGTCCCACGGTAACCTGTGGCTGAATTACGCGGTAACCCTGGAAGCCCTGGGCGACCCCGCCGCCGCCCAAGCCCGCCAACAAGCCGCCCGCCTGATGACCGACGAACAGCGGGCGACCTTGGTGAGGTGA
- a CDS encoding DUF4435 domain-containing protein — MKKQISFPQNRSGKSLIEFAKSIMVVGANGAGKTRLGTQIEFSPQYQNIVHRISAQKSLAMPDSTTPKSIDLARSELWTGNERALAENNFAAYKHGHRWRNKPAVGLLDDYHQLMVFLFSDHTEESAKYLNASRLTTARVEPPITKLDVVKEIWEKILPHRELNIRGLSIQTKTKGEQERFYNSSEMSDGERVIFYLIGQCLAAPQKAIIIVDEPELHLHKSIQAPLWDQIEQSRPDCSFIYLTHDVDFASAMEESTKVWLKSFDGDHWDWELIKPDENIPEELLLEVLGSRKPILFVEGISGSFDTALYGAILSNFLVIPVGSCSQVIQSVKALKANPQLHHLNVFGIIDRDRRVPAEIQKLEQDSIFVLLVAEVENLFCTKEVLEVVSKRLARDVDSDFRAVSSEIFSRLNQELENQASLRAASEIKYQLSMFDEKAKGSAALAEALQSLANGIDVEAIYSQSLAELNKVLSTNDFQGLLTLYNRKSLSSQASSALGLANGSLPELVVRLAKGECREELTRSLKKYFGNFACHIV; from the coding sequence ATGAAAAAACAAATTTCCTTCCCACAAAACAGAAGCGGAAAATCTCTAATCGAGTTCGCAAAAAGCATAATGGTCGTAGGCGCAAATGGCGCAGGCAAAACTAGGCTGGGAACACAGATAGAGTTTTCCCCACAATATCAGAATATAGTTCATCGCATTTCAGCTCAGAAATCACTAGCAATGCCAGATTCAACGACACCTAAATCTATAGACTTGGCAAGGTCGGAATTATGGACAGGAAACGAACGCGCTTTAGCCGAAAATAATTTCGCTGCATACAAACACGGGCATAGATGGCGAAACAAACCAGCAGTTGGCCTTCTTGATGATTATCACCAGTTGATGGTGTTTCTTTTTTCAGATCACACCGAAGAGAGTGCAAAATACCTCAACGCTTCGAGACTAACAACGGCCAGAGTAGAACCGCCAATTACAAAATTGGATGTGGTAAAGGAAATTTGGGAAAAAATACTCCCCCACAGGGAACTTAATATCAGAGGACTCTCGATTCAAACAAAAACAAAAGGTGAACAGGAGAGGTTTTATAACTCATCAGAAATGAGCGATGGAGAAAGAGTTATATTTTATCTTATAGGCCAATGTTTGGCTGCACCGCAAAAGGCAATAATCATTGTTGACGAACCAGAGCTACATCTCCATAAATCAATTCAAGCACCATTATGGGATCAGATAGAACAATCCAGGCCTGACTGCTCTTTCATATATCTGACTCACGATGTAGATTTTGCCTCCGCCATGGAGGAGTCGACAAAGGTGTGGTTAAAGTCTTTTGATGGCGATCATTGGGATTGGGAATTGATAAAGCCAGATGAAAATATCCCGGAGGAATTACTCTTAGAGGTATTGGGTAGCAGAAAACCCATCCTTTTTGTCGAAGGTATCTCCGGTAGCTTTGACACTGCCCTTTATGGAGCAATCCTAAGTAATTTCCTAGTAATACCGGTAGGCAGTTGCAGTCAGGTAATTCAATCCGTTAAGGCTTTAAAAGCAAATCCCCAGCTTCACCATCTAAATGTTTTTGGAATTATTGATCGAGACCGACGAGTCCCTGCGGAAATTCAGAAGTTGGAACAAGACTCGATCTTCGTCCTCTTGGTAGCGGAAGTAGAGAATTTATTTTGTACCAAAGAAGTTTTAGAGGTAGTTAGCAAACGTCTTGCGCGCGATGTAGATTCCGACTTCAGGGCGGTTTCTTCAGAGATATTCTCTAGGTTAAATCAGGAATTAGAAAATCAGGCTTCACTTCGCGCCGCGAGTGAAATCAAATATCAACTCAGCATGTTTGATGAAAAGGCAAAGGGCTCTGCGGCTTTAGCGGAAGCGTTACAGTCGCTTGCTAATGGCATAGACGTAGAGGCCATCTATTCTCAATCTCTTGCGGAATTAAATAAGGTTTTATCGACAAACGACTTTCAAGGACTCTTGACACTGTACAACCGCAAGTCACTATCTTCTCAGGCAAGTTCAGCACTTGGTCTTGCTAACGGAAGCCTCCCTGAGTTGGTTGTTCGGTTGGCTAAAGGCGAATGCCGTGAAGAATTAACAAGATCGCTTAAAAAGTACTTTGGCAACTTCGCATGTCATATAGTTTGA
- a CDS encoding cyclin-dependent kinase inhibitor 3 family protein, translating to MTTVRTSHSHPLQIAEVRASPAHGRIGITFCPGKHDRFAHTGAWERDLGIDLDAIAAWGAKLVLTLVEPAELIALKVPQLGHEIKRRGIDWRHLPIADFSVPSHDFEQQWASHGRDIRDLLRSGGDVLVHCKGGLGRAGMIAARLLAELGMPPDAAIQTVRGARKGAIETPAQLAVVRRTLPIP from the coding sequence ATGACCACCGTGCGCACCAGCCATAGCCACCCTTTACAAATCGCCGAAGTGCGGGCCAGCCCGGCCCATGGCCGGATCGGCATTACCTTTTGTCCCGGCAAACACGACCGTTTCGCCCATACCGGCGCCTGGGAGCGCGACCTGGGCATCGATCTGGACGCCATCGCCGCCTGGGGCGCCAAGCTGGTGCTGACGCTGGTCGAACCGGCGGAATTGATCGCCCTGAAGGTGCCGCAATTGGGCCACGAAATCAAACGCCGCGGCATCGACTGGCGGCATCTGCCGATCGCCGACTTTTCGGTACCCAGCCACGATTTCGAACAGCAATGGGCAAGCCACGGCCGGGACATCCGCGACCTGTTGCGCAGCGGCGGCGACGTGCTGGTGCACTGCAAGGGCGGCCTGGGCCGGGCCGGCATGATCGCCGCCCGCCTGCTGGCGGAACTGGGCATGCCGCCGGACGCTGCGATTCAAACCGTGCGCGGCGCGCGTAAAGGCGCCATCGAAACCCCGGCGCAACTGGCCGTGGTCCGCCGCACCCTGCCCATTCCCTGA
- a CDS encoding GTP-binding protein, which yields MSATAKLNYPVPVTILTGFLGAGKTTLLNRILTEHHGRRIAVIENEFGETGIDNELLVQADEQIVTMNNGCICCTVRGDLVRILGELSERRETGDIHFERVIIETTGLADPAPVAQTFFIEADIAENYKLDAIVTVVDAVHAHQQLQEHHEAQEQVGFADRILLSKTDLQEAEVVADLETRLRAMNPRAPIKRVHFGATELHDILDIDGFNLDDILKVEPDFLEDVSHEHEDDISSFVFRTARELDAARILAFLDIMVRDYGNDLLRYKGILNIAGCDKKVIYQGVHMLMTESFGSPWQPDENKESNLVFIGRNLPREDMLAALESCQIPA from the coding sequence ATGTCCGCTACAGCCAAATTGAACTACCCGGTGCCGGTCACCATCCTCACCGGCTTTCTCGGCGCCGGCAAAACCACGCTGCTGAACCGCATCCTCACCGAACACCACGGCCGCCGTATCGCCGTGATCGAAAACGAATTCGGCGAAACCGGTATCGACAACGAACTGCTGGTACAAGCCGACGAGCAAATCGTGACCATGAACAACGGCTGCATCTGCTGCACCGTACGCGGTGACTTGGTGCGCATCCTCGGCGAATTGTCAGAGCGGCGTGAAACCGGCGACATTCACTTCGAGCGGGTCATCATCGAAACCACCGGTTTGGCCGATCCGGCACCGGTGGCGCAGACTTTCTTCATCGAAGCGGACATCGCCGAAAACTATAAATTGGATGCCATCGTCACCGTGGTCGATGCGGTGCATGCTCATCAACAATTGCAGGAACACCACGAAGCCCAGGAACAGGTCGGCTTTGCCGACCGCATCCTGTTGTCCAAAACCGATTTGCAGGAAGCCGAAGTGGTTGCCGATCTGGAAACCCGCTTGCGGGCGATGAACCCCAGGGCGCCGATCAAGCGCGTGCATTTCGGCGCCACCGAGCTGCACGACATCCTCGACATCGACGGCTTCAACCTGGACGACATTTTGAAAGTCGAACCGGATTTTCTGGAAGACGTCAGCCACGAACACGAAGACGACATCAGTTCGTTCGTGTTCCGCACCGCGCGCGAACTGGACGCCGCGCGCATCCTGGCCTTTCTGGACATCATGGTGCGCGACTACGGCAACGACCTGCTACGCTACAAAGGCATTTTGAACATTGCCGGCTGCGACAAAAAAGTCATCTACCAAGGCGTGCACATGCTGATGACCGAAAGCTTCGGCAGCCCTTGGCAGCCCGACGAAAACAAAGAATCGAATCTGGTTTTCATCGGCCGCAATTTGCCGCGGGAAGACATGTTGGCCGCGTTGGAATCTTGCCAAATACCGGCTTGA
- a CDS encoding TonB-dependent receptor: MKAHALGLLWLAASAALPAAATDTPDPVSAAAAEPETELEALEVTADAPKQRITPSFSSIKGDALKLQQADNLGQTLQNQMGVANASFGPGVGLPVIRGLTGSRVRIMQDGIGSHDASFLSPDHASAIEPLFAEQIEVARGADTIRYGGNAIGGMVNVKDNRIPERVPERLLQGALEQRFDTNADGTNAGFKLDLGRDQLAFKIGGFHRNRNDTEIPGEAIAADAVREQFGLSKILNARGTIPNTDSESVGGFLGASWLGDHGMAGMSVGHFTNRYGIPKGSHGVDASSLDGLELILPDIDPALLEQFADILSMEALNPDIRIDMRQTRYDFKSEWYEPVRGIDKAAFRYGLVDYIHTEWEGRLPFTTFNNQVGEGRFEIEHHFLEPWSGTLGAQWQDRYFSALGVETFVPPTNGDTLGLFSLQKLKFGEWQFELGLRTERSRINPTATQLAFPAPPGQVPIYSAVTLPDSLNFRADSVSLTTSWQATTEATLSLSLSRSKRSPDIQELLALGPHLSTRNFEIGNVRLGNETSNLADLGLDWHSQRLAAKFNAYANWTENYIYQKRQPEVFYNYHEAQFYPACVNLIECLPVYAYNQRDALFLGYEAEAQTTLADTRFGQLKLTLFSDFVRGRFVDDDVPRLPPLRLGAEIGFGDQRWNAALRYTRGQMQNRPGNDETATPGYHLLNASADYHWRGLEPLDLWLFAKANNLLNEEIRSSVSFLRNFAPEPGRSVVLGFRATF, encoded by the coding sequence ATGAAAGCACACGCTTTAGGACTACTGTGGCTGGCGGCATCCGCTGCATTGCCGGCCGCGGCAACGGACACACCGGATCCGGTCTCGGCCGCTGCGGCAGAACCGGAAACGGAATTGGAGGCATTAGAAGTCACTGCCGACGCCCCCAAACAACGCATCACGCCCAGCTTCAGCTCGATTAAAGGCGACGCGCTCAAATTGCAGCAAGCCGACAATCTGGGCCAAACCCTGCAAAACCAAATGGGCGTGGCCAACGCCTCGTTCGGCCCCGGCGTCGGCCTGCCGGTGATTCGCGGCCTGACCGGTTCGCGGGTCAGAATCATGCAGGACGGCATCGGCAGCCACGACGCATCGTTTCTCAGCCCCGACCACGCCAGCGCCATCGAGCCGCTGTTCGCCGAACAAATCGAGGTCGCGCGCGGCGCCGACACCATCCGCTACGGCGGCAACGCCATCGGCGGCATGGTCAACGTCAAGGACAACCGCATCCCCGAGCGGGTACCGGAACGCTTGCTGCAAGGCGCGCTGGAACAGCGCTTCGATACCAACGCCGACGGCACCAACGCCGGCTTCAAACTGGATTTGGGCCGGGACCAGCTCGCGTTCAAAATCGGCGGTTTTCACCGCAACCGCAACGACACCGAAATTCCCGGCGAAGCCATCGCCGCCGACGCGGTCCGCGAACAATTCGGCCTGAGCAAGATTCTGAACGCCCGCGGCACCATCCCCAATACCGACAGCGAGAGCGTCGGCGGTTTTCTGGGTGCCTCCTGGCTGGGCGATCACGGCATGGCCGGCATGTCGGTCGGCCACTTCACCAACCGCTACGGCATCCCGAAAGGCAGCCACGGCGTCGACGCGAGCAGCCTGGACGGTCTGGAACTGATCCTGCCGGACATCGACCCGGCCTTGCTGGAGCAGTTCGCCGACATTCTCAGCATGGAAGCCCTGAACCCTGACATTCGGATCGACATGCGCCAGACCCGCTACGACTTCAAAAGCGAATGGTACGAGCCGGTACGCGGCATCGACAAAGCCGCATTCCGCTACGGTCTGGTCGACTACATTCACACCGAATGGGAAGGCCGACTGCCGTTTACCACTTTCAACAATCAGGTTGGCGAGGGCCGCTTCGAGATCGAACACCATTTTCTGGAACCCTGGTCCGGCACCCTCGGCGCCCAATGGCAGGATCGCTATTTTTCGGCGCTGGGCGTAGAAACCTTCGTCCCGCCCACCAACGGCGACACGCTGGGCCTGTTCAGCCTGCAAAAACTGAAATTCGGCGAGTGGCAATTCGAACTGGGTTTGCGTACCGAACGCAGCCGTATCAATCCAACGGCGACGCAACTGGCCTTTCCGGCTCCACCGGGACAAGTGCCGATCTACTCGGCCGTGACCTTGCCGGACTCTTTGAATTTCCGCGCCGACTCGGTCTCGCTGACCACCAGTTGGCAAGCCACGACAGAAGCCACGCTGAGCCTGTCCTTGAGCCGCTCCAAGCGCTCGCCCGATATCCAGGAATTGCTGGCGCTGGGCCCGCACTTGTCGACCCGCAACTTCGAGATCGGCAATGTGCGTCTCGGCAACGAGACCTCTAATCTGGCCGACCTGGGCCTGGATTGGCATAGCCAAAGGCTGGCGGCAAAATTCAACGCCTACGCCAACTGGACCGAAAATTATATTTACCAGAAGCGCCAGCCCGAGGTTTTTTACAATTACCACGAAGCCCAGTTCTACCCGGCCTGCGTCAACCTGATCGAGTGTCTGCCGGTCTACGCCTACAACCAGCGCGACGCCTTATTCCTGGGGTACGAAGCCGAAGCCCAGACCACCCTGGCCGATACCCGCTTCGGCCAATTGAAGCTGACCCTGTTCTCCGATTTCGTCCGCGGCCGATTTGTCGATGATGACGTGCCGCGCCTGCCGCCGCTGCGGCTGGGCGCGGAAATCGGCTTCGGCGACCAGCGCTGGAATGCAGCACTACGTTACACCAGAGGCCAAATGCAAAACCGGCCGGGCAACGACGAGACCGCCACCCCAGGCTACCACTTGCTCAACGCCTCCGCCGATTACCACTGGCGCGGCCTGGAGCCGCTGGATCTGTGGCTGTTCGCCAAAGCCAACAACCTGCTCAACGAAGAAATCCGCAGCTCGGTCTCGTTTTTACGCAACTTCGCGCCGGAGCCGGGCCGCAGCGTCGTGCTCGGCTTCCGCGCCACGTTCTAG
- the folE2 gene encoding GTP cyclohydrolase FolE2 produces MIPIEDIQARADSRRIAIDKVGIKDILHPVRVKDRSCGEQHTVARFDMYVNLPHDFKGTHMSRFVEILNSHDREISIASFPVMLQEMLQRLEAESGYIDMRFPYFVEKAAPVSGVRSLLDYQVSFIGEIDSNGCRIKVKIVVPVTSLCPCSKEISERGAHNQRSHVTITVAASEFIWLEELIALVEAEASSPIYGLLKRPDEKYVTEYAYDHPKFVEDMVRDVAARLDADPRINAYTVESENFESIHNHSAYARIERLTHP; encoded by the coding sequence ATGATCCCCATCGAAGACATCCAAGCCCGTGCCGACAGTCGCCGCATCGCCATCGACAAAGTCGGCATCAAAGACATCCTGCATCCGGTGCGGGTCAAAGACCGGAGCTGCGGCGAACAACATACCGTGGCTCGTTTTGATATGTACGTGAATCTGCCGCACGACTTCAAGGGCACCCACATGTCGCGCTTCGTGGAAATTTTGAATAGCCACGACCGGGAGATCAGCATTGCCTCGTTTCCGGTCATGTTGCAGGAAATGCTACAGCGACTGGAAGCCGAATCCGGCTATATCGACATGCGCTTTCCGTACTTCGTCGAAAAAGCCGCGCCGGTCAGCGGCGTACGCAGTCTGTTGGATTATCAGGTCAGCTTCATCGGCGAAATCGACAGCAACGGCTGCCGGATCAAAGTCAAAATCGTAGTGCCGGTCACCAGCCTGTGCCCCTGTTCCAAGGAAATTTCCGAGCGCGGCGCCCACAACCAGCGGTCGCATGTGACGATTACCGTGGCGGCCAGCGAATTTATCTGGCTTGAAGAGTTGATTGCGCTGGTCGAAGCCGAAGCCTCGTCGCCAATCTACGGCTTGCTGAAACGACCGGACGAAAAATACGTCACCGAATACGCCTACGACCACCCCAAATTCGTCGAAGATATGGTGCGCGACGTCGCCGCCCGACTGGACGCCGACCCGCGCATCAACGCCTACACCGTGGAATCGGAAAACTTCGAGTCGATACACAACCATTCCGCGTATGCCCGCATCGAACGACTAACCCATCCTTAG
- a CDS encoding formylmethanofuran dehydrogenase subunit A, translating to MLIKLHNGSIYDPSQNLHGQAGDLFIRDGVIVADPGPDARLDAVYDATDKIVMAGAIDIHSHIAGGNVNTARLLLPEQHRNHMARRLNHPFSTAKWSSTDTGYRYARMGYTTVVEPAMLPVGALDVHLQMADIPILDTAALAILGNDDLLLRLMRAKAGQNQINDYVAWTLNATRALGLKIINAGGANAFKSNVRQFGLDDIVPDYGVSSRQILQTLQTAVHQLGVPHPPHVHCNNLGIPGNVDTIVATMEAAQGLPMHLAHVQFYAYGTEGAKGFSSAAAKLLEAFNRHPNITMDVGQVLFGQTVTISGDVIAQYSRHADASPGKYVMWDAECEGSGGVVPYRYRQASFVNTLQWAIGLELFLLAEAPERLFFTTDHPNGAPFTAYPELLRLLMDADYRQECMAHLNQEALALTLLPGLKRELSLSEVATMTRSAAAKLLGLNDRGHLAPGAVADVAVYDPGQHAGARPDYRAVFADAALLFKNGQLVVKDGQILDRPAGLAQTVAPVYDAGIARTVKHHFDRFYSLKLGQYAVNDADFGERPRFKVHD from the coding sequence ATGCTGATCAAACTCCACAATGGATCGATTTACGACCCCAGCCAAAACCTGCACGGCCAAGCCGGCGACCTGTTCATCCGCGACGGCGTGATCGTCGCCGATCCCGGCCCGGATGCCCGTCTCGACGCAGTTTACGACGCGACAGACAAGATCGTGATGGCCGGAGCCATCGACATCCACAGCCACATCGCCGGCGGTAACGTCAACACCGCCCGGCTGTTGCTGCCGGAGCAGCACCGCAACCATATGGCGCGTCGGCTGAATCACCCTTTTTCCACCGCCAAATGGTCCAGCACCGACACCGGCTACCGCTACGCCCGCATGGGCTACACCACCGTGGTCGAGCCGGCGATGCTGCCGGTCGGCGCCTTGGACGTACACCTGCAAATGGCCGATATTCCGATTCTGGACACCGCCGCGCTGGCGATACTCGGTAATGACGATTTACTGCTGCGCTTGATGCGGGCCAAGGCCGGCCAGAACCAGATCAACGATTACGTGGCCTGGACTTTGAACGCCACCCGCGCCCTGGGTCTGAAAATCATCAACGCCGGCGGCGCCAACGCCTTTAAAAGCAACGTCCGCCAGTTCGGTTTGGACGATATCGTGCCGGATTACGGCGTCAGCTCACGGCAGATTTTGCAAACCCTGCAAACGGCCGTGCATCAGCTCGGCGTGCCGCACCCACCGCACGTTCACTGCAACAACCTGGGCATTCCCGGCAACGTCGATACCATCGTCGCGACCATGGAAGCCGCGCAAGGCCTACCGATGCATCTGGCCCACGTCCAGTTTTACGCTTACGGCACGGAAGGCGCCAAAGGCTTTTCCTCGGCGGCAGCCAAGCTGCTGGAGGCCTTCAACCGCCACCCCAACATCACCATGGACGTCGGCCAAGTGTTGTTCGGCCAAACGGTGACCATTTCCGGCGACGTTATCGCCCAATACAGCCGTCACGCCGACGCCAGCCCCGGTAAATACGTGATGTGGGACGCCGAATGCGAAGGCTCGGGCGGCGTGGTGCCGTACCGCTACCGCCAAGCTAGCTTCGTCAACACCCTGCAATGGGCGATTGGCCTGGAACTATTTTTACTGGCCGAGGCGCCGGAGCGCCTGTTCTTCACCACCGACCACCCCAACGGCGCGCCATTTACAGCCTATCCGGAACTGCTGCGCTTGCTGATGGACGCCGACTACCGGCAAGAATGCATGGCACACTTGAATCAGGAAGCGCTGGCGCTCACCTTGTTGCCGGGCCTGAAACGCGAATTGAGCCTGAGCGAAGTTGCAACCATGACCCGCTCCGCCGCCGCCAAATTGTTGGGGCTCAACGATCGCGGCCATCTCGCCCCCGGCGCCGTGGCCGACGTTGCCGTGTACGATCCGGGCCAGCACGCTGGCGCTCGTCCCGACTACCGGGCCGTCTTCGCCGACGCGGCCTTGCTGTTCAAAAACGGCCAGCTGGTGGTGAAGGACGGCCAGATTCTCGACCGCCCGGCCGGCTTGGCGCAAACCGTCGCCCCGGTCTACGACGCCGGCATCGCCCGCACCGTCAAACACCACTTCGATCGCTTCTACAGCCTGAAACTCGGCCAATACGCGGTCAACGACGCCGACTTCGGCGAACGGCCCAGGTTTAAGGTGCATGACTGA